The genomic region TCAAAGTCGCACAATTTATATTGATCACTATACCTAATTGATGAATTTGTGAGATGCCCCTCTTTTTCTTATCTGAAATTAACACAAAATCCCTTTTTTTTGAATGATAGTGATACACAGTGCATCCACTTTTTACTGAAATTGAAATTTAAGTAAATTGTTTGTAATCAGTGTGTTGTGCTGTTTTTGGTTCCACATATATCCACTTTTTTATTTTATAAGTGTAAAATTGATATTTAATCTATCTACATTTGAATCAGTTAATGACCGGTTTAAAATAAATAACAGAAGATCTTTTTTAACTATATGATTTAATATAAACTATGTTAGATTTTAAAATACCAAAAATAGTAGTGGGCATTTTATTAAGCTCTCTATTATTACTCTTTAATCAGACAATATATGCTCAACAATCTTCTCTATCTGGTAAAGTATCTGATAAAGAAGGGAATCCTATTCCAGGAGTAAGTATTATAATAAAGGGTACTAACAATGGAGTAATTACAGACTTTGACGGAGAATACAAAATAATGAACTATAAGCCTGGTGACATATTAGTTTATAGTTATGTAGGTATGCAAACGTTGGAAGAAAGTATAAACTCAAGAACAAGAATTGAAGTAGAATTATTGGAAGACTTAGTTCAACTAGAAGAACTCATTGTAGTAGGCTATGGTGCACAAGATAAAAAAGACATTACAGGTGCTGTCGGAATGGCAACAAGCGAAGATTTTGTAGATCGTCCAAATTCTCAAATTGGTAGTTTATTACAAGGGAAAGTAGCAGGTGTTCAAATTGCATCGTCATCTGGTAGTCCTTCTCAACAATTAAGTTTAAGGATTAGAGGAACTAACTCTTTTACGGGTAGTAGTGAACCGTTATATGTAATTGACGGAGTGCCAACCGCAGACACAAAGTCATTAAATCCTTCGGATATTGAAAGTATTACGGTATTAAAAGATGCCGCATCTGCTGCTATTTATGGTGCCCAAGGTGGTAATGGAGTTGTATTAATCACCACAAAACAAGGAACGACTTCTGAAACAAGAGTGACATTAGATGCTTATGCAGGTATGTCTCAGGTATGGAGAAAGTTAGATGTATTGGATGGTGCTCAATATAGAGACTTAATGACCGAGATGGGGTATACTACAGATTGGAGTCAGTATAATGAAAATACCAATTGGCAAGATGAAATATTTCAGGATGGAGTCACTCAAAACTATCAGTTAGGGGTTTCAGGAAAGAATGGAGGAACTACTTACTACATGTCTGGAGGTTGGACTAGTATTGTAGGAGCAGTAAGAAGTTCTGAAATGCAAAGAGCCAATGTAAAAGTAAATCTAGATCAAGAAATATATAATTGGTTGAAAATTGGAACTCGATTGAATTATTCAGATTACAATGATGTATCTGTAAACGATAATTCTTCTAGTGACAGAGGAGGAGTTTTACTTGGTGCATTAAACACACCATCTGTGATAGGTATTTATAATCCTGATGGAACTTTTACAAGTAACCCTTTTCAGAATTGGGAAAACCCAATAGCAAGTACTGATGGTACAGATAGAAATTATAACAAACAACGTTTTTTAGGTAATGCCTATGTAGAAGTAAAAATACTCAATGATTTAAAGTTTAGAAGTAATCTAGGCATAGAACAAAGTACAGGGAAATTTGAATCTTTCTTGGATCCATATAGAACAAGTTATGGTAGAGCTATTCAAGGTGAAGGAAATAGCAACATAGATCAATATAAATATCAAATTTTTGATAACCTTCTTACTTACAATAAGTCAATCAATAAGCATAATATTGAAGCGATGGTAGGCCATGTTTATCAGAAATTCTTGTGGAGTGAAAATAGAGTAACAACAAGAAACTTTGCAAGTGATAGAATAAAAACGGCGAATGGAGGATCTGAATTGGTAGAAGCGACAGCATTCGCTACAGAAAAAGCAAACCTTTCTTATATCAGTAGATTAAACTATGCTTTTGATGATAAATATCTATTAACTGCCAATTTTAGAGCAGATGGTTCTAGTGTCTTTGGTCCAAATAACCGTTGGGGGTACTTTCCTTCTGTATCTGTAGGTTGGAGGATAAGTGAAGAGGCCTTTTTACAAGAATCTGAAAAAATCAGCAACTTAAAATTGAGAATGGGCTGGGGTGTTGTTGGTAACGATAACGTTGGATCGTATGCGTACTTGGGCCGAGTAGGGTCAGGTGCAAATTATGTGATTGGCAACCAATTGTTACCTGGTACTTATCCTTCTACTATTGAAAATAAGGATTTGCAATGGGAACAATCAGAACAAAAGAACATAGGTTTAGACTTAGGGTTGTTTGAAGGAAGAGTGGAGTTGAATGTTGATGCTTATATCAAGAATACAAACCAATTGCTTATCGATGCACCACTTCCAACATCTTCAGGTTTTGAAAGTGCTATACAAAACCTTGGTGAGTTAGAAAATAAGGGTATGGAGTTTAACTTGACTACGGTTAATATCAATAAAAAAGGATGGGATTGGAGAACAAATTTCAATATATCATTCAATAGAAATAAAGTAGTAAGTCTTGAAGGAGGTGATAAATTTGGAGGTTATATCCATGATAGAGATAATGCTGGATTAGCAAGAGAAGGATATCCTTTGGGAACATTATTTGGTTATGTATTCGATAAAGTAGACCCAGTAACTGGTAATGCAATGTACTTAACTAAAGATGGAGAAAGTACAGATAATCCATCAACGGAAGACCGAACAATTATTGGCGATGCAAATCCTGACTTCTTCTATGGGATGACTAATACAGTTACATACAAAGGATTTAGCTTAACTGTATTCTTACAAGGAGCACAAGGAAAAGAGATGCTGAATGCTACTCGAATTGACTCTGAAAGTATGAATTCTCCAAGGAATCAATTGGCTATTGTTGAAAATAGATGGAAAAAACCAGGTGATTTTACAAACATACCTGCTTTTGAGAGAAACGGAGGAACAAATAATTCAAGAGTATCTACAAGATTTATTGAAGATGGTTCATATTTAAGACTTAAGACACTATCACTGGCCTACAGTTTCCCAACTTTAGAAAACAGTAAATATGTGAAAGGGATGAAACTATATGTAACCGGTGAAAACCTGTTTACAATTACAGATTATAGTGGTTTTGATCCAGAAGTAAATACTTATGGAGGAAGTAATCTTGCAATGGGTATTGATTATGGTACTTACCCTCAAACAAGAACTATTTTGGTAGGTCTAAACCTTACACTTTAGTGATATTAAAAAGAACTTTCAAGTCATTTTTTAACGTTGAGAAGTGCTCCACTTTTATCAAAATAGATGAAGCTTCTTCAATTAAATAAAAATCAAATATGAAAAATACATTAATAGGATTACTACTGATATTAGGGCTCACCCAATGCCATAGTTTGATAGATTTAGACCCTATTTCAGAAGAAACTCGAGATACAGCCTACGTAAAAGGGACTCAACTAGAAGCAGCATTAGTAGGTCTTTACAGCACATTTGCAAGCTCAGAATATTATATCTGGGATAAAATGAATATGCAAGATATGAGAGCTGATAATCACTATGCAGGAGGAGATACTCCAGACCTTTTTGCTATTGATGCCTTAAATATTACACCAACAAATAGCAGGTTATTTGAAATTTGGAAAAACTTGTATGATGCAATTTCAAAAGCAAATAATTTAATAGAAAAAGCAGAACAGTTGGATGACCCTTCATTCTCAGAAGAACGTCTTTCACAAATTTCAGGAGAAGCTTATTTTCTTAGAGCATATCACTATTATAACCTGGTGAATATGTTTGGTGGAGTACCGTTAGTCACTGAATTTACCACTTCTGTAGATAACGAGAAGTTACAAGTAAAAAGAGCTACCGTAGAAGAAGTCTATGCTCAGATAATAAAAGATTTAGAAGTTGCAATATCATTACTTCCGGATAGTTTTGGTAATGATAATAGTGTAAATAAAGCAAGAGCAACTTCAGGGGCAGCAAATGCAATGTTGGCTAAGGCTTATCTCCAAATGCCATCTCCGAATTATCAAAAGGCATTAGTATACATTAAGGCTGTAGAAGAAAGTACTGCAAATTATCAGCTAATTGATTACGGACATTTATTTGATGGAACACACCAAAATAATGCTGAATCCATTTTAGAAATACAGTTTATGGGACCTAATGCTGGTAGTTTTGGCCCTCAATTACTATTACCACCATCAATTTCTGGAGATACTTGGAGAAAGTTTTTAACACCTTCTCATGACTTAATTAATGCTTACAATGCAGAAAATGATAATGTAAGATTAAATGCTTCGGTATTGTTTGAAGCTGTAGATTGGTCTGATGAATATTGGGGAAATACTTCAGGAACTTCGATTCCATTCTCTTACAAATGGAAAAATGCTTCTGGTTGGCAAAGTTCTGACAATACTTACTTGTTACGATTTGCTGATATTGTATTATTAAAAGCGGAGGCATTAGCACACACAGGGTCATTAGTAGAAGCGGCAAATGAAGTGGATAAAATCCGAAGAAGAGTTGGACTTCAAGGGTTGACTAGTGATAAAAAATCTGATAAAGAATCTTTATTGCAGGCAATTTTAGATGAAAGACGATTAGAACTTGCTGCTGAAGGACACCGATGGGATGATTTGGTAAGATTTGGAAAAGTGGTTTCTACTATGAACAATTTAGTTGAAATAGATTTAAGAACAGGTGAAGCAGTAAACTATAATATGACAGAGAATAAGATTCTGCTTCCAATTCCTCAGCAAGAAATTGATCGAAATCCTAACTTGGATCAAAACCCAATGTAGACGGCAACCAATAGAAAAATTAATCAATCCTTTTTTTAAAAACTAAAGAGCTTTTACAAACGGGATAGGTGAATACTATGGAGTGAGTTGATTACACTGATACACAATTTAATTTTCTTTTTTCTTTCAAAAAGAGACTTGAAGCATACACCCTAATGATTAGAAAGTTGCTATCAAAGAATTAAAATTTTCATAGGGCAAACAACAACTAAAATAAAAATGAAGACAATGAATTATTTTGTAAAAATTAGTGCATATGCACTTTTATTAGGAGCACTTTCATGTTCATCAGATGATACTGAAATGGAAGGACCAATGCCAGTGGCAAACTTCACATATGAAATATCTGAAGAAAATGACGGAACTGTAACCTTTACATCAAGTAGTGAAAACAAAGTAACTAGTGTTTGGGATTTTGGTGATGGTTCTGATATATCTCAAGAAGATCACCCCATCCACACTTATTTAGAAACAGGTACTTATGAGGTTTCTTTAACAGCTATCGGGGAAACTTCATCAGATATTATGGTGAAACAAGTCGATGTTGTTATTGAAGAAGACAATGGTGGTTTTGGTGATAACTTGGTAACATCTGGCGATATGACCGATGAAACTGCTTGGACACTAAGACAAGTATGGGCAGATGAAGGAAATGAAATATTACATGAATTTATAGATGAAACTTTTGTATTTGATATCCCTGAAGGTAATGAGTACTCATCTTCTTTCTTTTACCAAAAAGTAAGTGGTTTGGAAGCAGGAAAAACTTATCAGTTTAATGCTCATGTAAAAAGTTCTGGAACAAGTTCTGTTTGGTTTGAAGTACACTTTGGAAATGAAGACCCTGAGTCTGGAGCTTATGAAGGTGGTGCAAGAGTGTATATGTCAAGTTTTGGAGGAGAAGGTTCTACTTGTAGTGTTGATGCTTTTGATGGAGATATTAATGCCATTTCTCAAAATGGCTGTGCTAATCCAGATGAAAGCGAAAAACTAATTAATGCTGATGGTACATTTACTTTAACAGCTGAAGAGTTAACAGAAGACGGCTCAATTTACCTAGTATTTAAAGTAGGTTCAGGTTGGGGAACTGTTAACTTTGGTGATGAAGGAATAGCATTGGATGAAGTAAGTATCAAAGAGGTACTTGACTAAACAATATAGTTAAAAGAAACTTGCCCAACTCGTTACTGAGTTGGGCAAAAACTAAAATTTAAATTAAATGCGTTTCGTACTTATTATTGTAGGCTTATTCTTGTCGTTAGCTCCAAAAGTACAAGCTCAACAGGAAGAGTTATTTTCAGATCAATTCACTTCTTTAGGAGAAGGTTGGAAACCTTTGTCTTTAAGTGGAGCCTCTGGAGAATTTAAGGTAGAGAATAACTTACTAAAAGCCACTCCAGAGAATAACAATGGTATCTATGGAACATACTATCAAACACAATCTTTCGATGGCCACTTTTATGTTGATGTGGAAATTGTTGAAGATCAATCTGTAGGTTTAGTACTTCTTAGCGACAAAGAAGGTGCTCCAGATACAGATAATTATACGATGATGTATGTGACGACAGACGATGAAGGTCGTTCTGTAATAGAGATAAATGATAAACAAAACGGACAAGCGAATGTATTAGACAATACCAACAAAGTAAATAAATCGCGTTATAAACAAACGCTTACAGGAATTACTTATTCTGTACCATTTACTTCTACAGCTAAAAAACTTAGAATTATACGACATGCTTCTGAGCGTTTCTTTCATTTCTACTACGCAGTAGCAAAAGAAATTGAGGGAGAAACAGCAGAAAATTGGATGGAATTGTCGCCATCAAAAGAATGGTTATCTGCTGATGCTCATTACTATGTGGGATTAGTAGGTATTGAAGGAGAAGGTCAATTTGATAAAGTAACAGTAACTAAAACGCCACTAAATGATCGCAGTGATGTTAACACTGGATTTAAAGCCACTTGGAGAGATTACAATTGGTCGGGTTATTTTGGAGATGCTTTGGTCATCACATTTGGAGATGATTTCGAAGAATCTGCAAACGATAGAAAGTTCGTTTTCTGGGAACAATTAAATTACATTCCAGCATGGCACCTAAACAACGAAACTCAATATTCTTACGAGTTTGTAGAAACTTGGGGTGGTGGTTCTGAAGGATGTTTTGAACCTATGTCAGATCGATTATTACGCTACTCTAAAGTAGAATTGATTGAAGATAATGAAGTGAGAAAAGTGGTGCATTGGCACTATGTTTTAATGGATCCAGATTATAATTATCCCGATTATCAAAATGGTCCTGATATGCCGGAAGTGGACGAATATTATACCATTTATGCAGATGGATCTATCATTAGAGAAATTCAATATACGCCTAAGTTAGATACCAATTTTAGAAATTGGCATGAGTTAACTGAACCTATGGTGATTGCAGGAAATAACAATTGGCCAAAAGACCTATTGGAAAATCCAGCATTAACTACCTACACCATTTTTGATGATAAAAAGACAACCTACTCCTTAAGAGGAAATACCTATTTTAGTCATGATAACCCATTGGGACCAATGGTTTTGGTAGGACACATTAAGAATGCACCAGATGTATTTAGTACATTTTCTGATGATACCACTGTTCCAGAAACATACTCAGGTTATCAGTTAGATTATAAAATTGATTGGCACAACTTGAACCTCAATTTCGCCCATTGGCCTATTAATAAAGAACCGTACAGAGAGCCGCATAAATCTTGGGCCGATTGGAAAGAACAGATCGCTCATACCTCTTTGATTGGAATGGGTGTATATGGAGGTACTGATTGGAATGATAACTATCTAGAAAGAGAAAATGGTAGAAAGTATAGAAAGTGGTCGATGTTGGGAGGTCTTCTTCCAAAGAATTCTGTTGAAAAAGGAAAAGATTTAACCAATTCTTGGTTGTACTCAGGCTATGTGATATTGGCCAATGATTCAAGTAGATACATTGGCTATGAAAGAGACGATAAAACCTTTGAGTTTACCGCTCTAGAAGAGAAAGCAGCCGCTTATTTTGATTTATCGCCTGATAAAAAATTGATTAACCCAGTATTTAAAATCAACAATTGGAAAGATCAAAAGGTGTACATCAATTTGGATGGTAAGAATGTAGATGCTCCTGAATTTTTGGTGGAACACCAAGGTGGTGTATTATATATTTTATTGAAAAAAGAGATCAATGCTAAAACTAGCATCAGTATTTCAAGCAATAAAATTGAAGAAGTAGAACCACCATTAAGTTCTGATGATATCGATCTAGGATTTAATATTCAAGTATATCCTAACCCAGTTTCAGGAGATTTTTTTAGAATAGACGTTAGTGAAGAAAATGACTTTGAACTCAAATTGATGGATGCAAATGGGAAAGTGATTTTGCAAGACATAATGAGTTCTACAAGCAAAAAAGTCAGTACTGTTGGTTTGACAAAAGGCGTCTACATTCTGAAAATGAAAACAGATAAAATATTTATCACCAAAAGAATACTAGTACTATAATAGGTTGTATTCCTAAGTGTAAAGTGATGGTGAAGAGGAGTTGAAATAGGGCTCATGACAACTTCTCTTCCCGAGCTAGTTCACGAAAGTGAACCTGGAAGAAAACACCCTAAACGATAGTATAAATAATAAGTATGCACCGATTTTTTTTAAAAAAATAATTAGTGTAATACAATCAAAAGAGATTTCGATTATGAAAGCAAAATTCAATTTATTTTTCTCCATAATGATTTTATGGGGCTGTCATCTTACATCCGCAGATACGGTAGAGAAGATATTTTTACATCAAAATTGGGAATTTAAGCAGCAAGGGAAAACCGATTGGTATCCAGCTAAAGTACCTGGTTGTGTGCATTCAGATTTAATTGCCAATGAGTTGATCAAGGATCCTTTCCATAGAGTAAATGAGAAAGAAATTCAGTGGATAGGAGAGAAAGATTGGGAATATAAATCAACTTTTAAGGTAGATCAAAAAGTATTAGATAAAGACAATGTTACCCTAAACTTTAAAGGGTTAGATACCTATGCAGATGTCTATTTAAACGATATCAAAATCCTTTCAGCAGACAACATGCACAGAGAGTGGAAAAAGGATTGTAAGTCT from Flammeovirga agarivorans harbors:
- a CDS encoding SusC/RagA family TonB-linked outer membrane protein, translated to MLDFKIPKIVVGILLSSLLLLFNQTIYAQQSSLSGKVSDKEGNPIPGVSIIIKGTNNGVITDFDGEYKIMNYKPGDILVYSYVGMQTLEESINSRTRIEVELLEDLVQLEELIVVGYGAQDKKDITGAVGMATSEDFVDRPNSQIGSLLQGKVAGVQIASSSGSPSQQLSLRIRGTNSFTGSSEPLYVIDGVPTADTKSLNPSDIESITVLKDAASAAIYGAQGGNGVVLITTKQGTTSETRVTLDAYAGMSQVWRKLDVLDGAQYRDLMTEMGYTTDWSQYNENTNWQDEIFQDGVTQNYQLGVSGKNGGTTYYMSGGWTSIVGAVRSSEMQRANVKVNLDQEIYNWLKIGTRLNYSDYNDVSVNDNSSSDRGGVLLGALNTPSVIGIYNPDGTFTSNPFQNWENPIASTDGTDRNYNKQRFLGNAYVEVKILNDLKFRSNLGIEQSTGKFESFLDPYRTSYGRAIQGEGNSNIDQYKYQIFDNLLTYNKSINKHNIEAMVGHVYQKFLWSENRVTTRNFASDRIKTANGGSELVEATAFATEKANLSYISRLNYAFDDKYLLTANFRADGSSVFGPNNRWGYFPSVSVGWRISEEAFLQESEKISNLKLRMGWGVVGNDNVGSYAYLGRVGSGANYVIGNQLLPGTYPSTIENKDLQWEQSEQKNIGLDLGLFEGRVELNVDAYIKNTNQLLIDAPLPTSSGFESAIQNLGELENKGMEFNLTTVNINKKGWDWRTNFNISFNRNKVVSLEGGDKFGGYIHDRDNAGLAREGYPLGTLFGYVFDKVDPVTGNAMYLTKDGESTDNPSTEDRTIIGDANPDFFYGMTNTVTYKGFSLTVFLQGAQGKEMLNATRIDSESMNSPRNQLAIVENRWKKPGDFTNIPAFERNGGTNNSRVSTRFIEDGSYLRLKTLSLAYSFPTLENSKYVKGMKLYVTGENLFTITDYSGFDPEVNTYGGSNLAMGIDYGTYPQTRTILVGLNLTL
- a CDS encoding RagB/SusD family nutrient uptake outer membrane protein, coding for MKNTLIGLLLILGLTQCHSLIDLDPISEETRDTAYVKGTQLEAALVGLYSTFASSEYYIWDKMNMQDMRADNHYAGGDTPDLFAIDALNITPTNSRLFEIWKNLYDAISKANNLIEKAEQLDDPSFSEERLSQISGEAYFLRAYHYYNLVNMFGGVPLVTEFTTSVDNEKLQVKRATVEEVYAQIIKDLEVAISLLPDSFGNDNSVNKARATSGAANAMLAKAYLQMPSPNYQKALVYIKAVEESTANYQLIDYGHLFDGTHQNNAESILEIQFMGPNAGSFGPQLLLPPSISGDTWRKFLTPSHDLINAYNAENDNVRLNASVLFEAVDWSDEYWGNTSGTSIPFSYKWKNASGWQSSDNTYLLRFADIVLLKAEALAHTGSLVEAANEVDKIRRRVGLQGLTSDKKSDKESLLQAILDERRLELAAEGHRWDDLVRFGKVVSTMNNLVEIDLRTGEAVNYNMTENKILLPIPQQEIDRNPNLDQNPM
- a CDS encoding PKD domain-containing protein; translation: MNYFVKISAYALLLGALSCSSDDTEMEGPMPVANFTYEISEENDGTVTFTSSSENKVTSVWDFGDGSDISQEDHPIHTYLETGTYEVSLTAIGETSSDIMVKQVDVVIEEDNGGFGDNLVTSGDMTDETAWTLRQVWADEGNEILHEFIDETFVFDIPEGNEYSSSFFYQKVSGLEAGKTYQFNAHVKSSGTSSVWFEVHFGNEDPESGAYEGGARVYMSSFGGEGSTCSVDAFDGDINAISQNGCANPDESEKLINADGTFTLTAEELTEDGSIYLVFKVGSGWGTVNFGDEGIALDEVSIKEVLD
- a CDS encoding T9SS type A sorting domain-containing protein; the protein is MRFVLIIVGLFLSLAPKVQAQQEELFSDQFTSLGEGWKPLSLSGASGEFKVENNLLKATPENNNGIYGTYYQTQSFDGHFYVDVEIVEDQSVGLVLLSDKEGAPDTDNYTMMYVTTDDEGRSVIEINDKQNGQANVLDNTNKVNKSRYKQTLTGITYSVPFTSTAKKLRIIRHASERFFHFYYAVAKEIEGETAENWMELSPSKEWLSADAHYYVGLVGIEGEGQFDKVTVTKTPLNDRSDVNTGFKATWRDYNWSGYFGDALVITFGDDFEESANDRKFVFWEQLNYIPAWHLNNETQYSYEFVETWGGGSEGCFEPMSDRLLRYSKVELIEDNEVRKVVHWHYVLMDPDYNYPDYQNGPDMPEVDEYYTIYADGSIIREIQYTPKLDTNFRNWHELTEPMVIAGNNNWPKDLLENPALTTYTIFDDKKTTYSLRGNTYFSHDNPLGPMVLVGHIKNAPDVFSTFSDDTTVPETYSGYQLDYKIDWHNLNLNFAHWPINKEPYREPHKSWADWKEQIAHTSLIGMGVYGGTDWNDNYLERENGRKYRKWSMLGGLLPKNSVEKGKDLTNSWLYSGYVILANDSSRYIGYERDDKTFEFTALEEKAAAYFDLSPDKKLINPVFKINNWKDQKVYINLDGKNVDAPEFLVEHQGGVLYILLKKEINAKTSISISSNKIEEVEPPLSSDDIDLGFNIQVYPNPVSGDFFRIDVSEENDFELKLMDANGKVILQDIMSSTSKKVSTVGLTKGVYILKMKTDKIFITKRILVL